The window CGCCGGGTTGCAGGGGGCGATTCTCAGTGGCTCGAACTTTCAGCCAGTGGCCCTTTATCGCAGCGCCCGCTTGATCGCACGCGCCGAACGGCTGCGCCAGGGCCGGACCGGGCGCAGTCAGTTGATCGAGTGGCTGTCGTTCGGCACGTTCAACAACGCCTTCAAGCCGGTGCGTACGCCCTTCGACTGGCTGAGCCGTGACACCACCGAAGTCGACCGCTATATGCAGGACCCGCTGTGTGGCTTTCGCTGCACCAATCAGTTCTGGTTTGACCTGCTCGGTGGCCTGCAGCAAATCAGCAAGCCCGCCAACCTCGCGCAGATCGATCCGGGGTTGCCGCTGCTCATCATCGGCGGTGAATGTGATCCGGTGAGCGAGGGCAAGCGTCTCAAGGATCTTGCTGACGCATTGGGCGCAGCTGGGCATCAGCATGTGCAGCTCACGGTCTACCCGCACGCGCGACACGAAGTGTTCAATGAAACCAACCGCGATGACGTCACCCGCGATGTGATCGCCTGGCTGGAACAGGCACTGCAACAGCCAAGGCCGCGCCGGGCGGAGTAAGCGCGCTGTTACAATCGTTTGGCGCCGCGATGGCAATCCATCTTCAACCGTTCAGGATCACCCATGACACAAGTTACCAACACCCCTTACGAAGCCCTCGAAGTCGGGCAGACCGCCAGTTTCAGCAAAACCGTGGAAGAGCGCGATATCCAGCTGTTCGCGGCGATGTCCGGTGACCACAACCCGGTGCACCTGGACGCTGAATACGCAGCCTCGACCATGTTCAAGGAGCGTATCGCCCACGGCATGTTCAGCGGTGCCTTGATCAGCGCGGCCGTTGCTTGCGAATTGCCTGGGCCGGGCACTATTTATGTCGGCCAGCAGATGACCTTTCAGAAGCCGGTCAAAATCGGCGATACCCTGACGGTGCGCCTGGAAATCCTCGAGAAGCTGCCGAAGTTTCGGGTGCGCATCGCCACCCGCGTGTTCAACCAGCGCGAAGAAATTGTGGTGGATGGCGAAGCAGAAATCATCGCGCCGCGTA of the Paucimonas lemoignei genome contains:
- the phaJ gene encoding acyl dehydratase, which encodes MTQVTNTPYEALEVGQTASFSKTVEERDIQLFAAMSGDHNPVHLDAEYAASTMFKERIAHGMFSGALISAAVACELPGPGTIYVGQQMTFQKPVKIGDTLTVRLEILEKLPKFRVRIATRVFNQREEIVVDGEAEIIAPRKQQTVTLTTLPAISIG
- the ytpA_2 gene encoding alpha/beta hydrolase, producing the protein MKQQAFWLDASDHSRIFVNAWLPDPPPRGVVMLAHGMAEHSGRYARLGAALCQAGFALYAHDQRGHGKTAAQGMLGHYADDQGWSKVVGDLASVNQAVGQRHSDAPVFLLGHSMGSYVAQAYLMHHGAGLQGAILSGSNFQPVALYRSARLIARAERLRQGRTGRSQLIEWLSFGTFNNAFKPVRTPFDWLSRDTTEVDRYMQDPLCGFRCTNQFWFDLLGGLQQISKPANLAQIDPGLPLLIIGGECDPVSEGKRLKDLADALGAAGHQHVQLTVYPHARHEVFNETNRDDVTRDVIAWLEQALQQPRPRRAE